The following coding sequences are from one Cenarchaeum symbiosum A window:
- a CDS encoding DNA modification methylase (COG0863) produces the protein MQHQIIPGRLARVVRAKGASSRSSVLQSRTGGVTILEPADVLETLESARDASAVILDPWYNRGVGGVRHNYDEWLGTVVDRSFDVADHVYVWGFPQIVCRVLDKLPPKTELTAWITWYYKNCPSMIRGWRSAQYTCLHLSRDGARLYPENFMTEEQQERYREGKMRYIPGPPSVLEVPLNIGFVGRGEQTGHPAQKPLKTIEPLVKMSSKEGDLVIDPMCGSGTTGVVCNMLNRKAVLCDMSEEYTALARKRVLENAGQ, from the coding sequence GTGCAGCACCAGATAATTCCCGGGAGGCTGGCGCGCGTGGTTAGGGCAAAGGGTGCATCTTCCCGGTCCTCGGTCCTGCAGAGCCGGACAGGGGGTGTCACCATACTCGAGCCCGCAGACGTGCTGGAGACGCTTGAATCCGCAAGGGACGCAAGCGCCGTGATACTGGATCCTTGGTACAACCGCGGCGTCGGAGGGGTGCGGCACAACTATGATGAGTGGCTTGGAACGGTAGTGGACAGATCCTTTGACGTGGCCGACCATGTGTACGTCTGGGGCTTCCCCCAGATAGTATGCAGGGTCTTGGACAAGCTTCCCCCCAAGACGGAGCTTACCGCATGGATCACGTGGTACTACAAAAACTGTCCCTCGATGATCAGGGGCTGGCGTTCCGCGCAGTATACGTGCCTGCACCTCTCAAGGGACGGGGCGCGCCTTTACCCGGAGAATTTCATGACAGAAGAGCAGCAGGAAAGATACCGGGAGGGAAAGATGCGGTACATACCAGGGCCCCCGTCGGTACTAGAGGTACCGCTGAACATAGGATTCGTGGGCAGGGGGGAGCAGACCGGCCATCCCGCGCAAAAGCCCCTCAAGACCATCGAGCCCCTGGTCAAGATGTCCAGCAAGGAAGGGGATCTGGTGATAGATCCCATGTGCGGCTCAGGCACCACCGGCGTGGTGTGCAACATGCTCAACCGCAAGGCCGTTCTCTGCGACATGTCAGAGGAGTATACGGCCCTTGCACGCAAGCGGGTCCTCGAGAATGCCGGCCAATAG
- a CDS encoding dihydroxyacid dehydratase/phosphogluconate dehydratase (COG0129): MYKAMGLDDADLGKQFVGVCHTGNESTPCNIHLPGLALQAKEGVSAGGATPREFSTIAVSDGIAMGHEGMKSSLVSREVIADSIELMVRAHQYDALVGIAGCDKSLPGTMMAMARLNVPSVFVYGGSIMPGMLDGRELTVVDVYEAVGSYDAGKISIDDLKNIENTACPSAGSCGGMFTANTMASISEAIGLALPGSASPPAEDDRRAAVARDSGAACARLLELGIRPSDILTFEAFENAITVLNALGGSTNGVLHLLALAGEAGIGLTYDDFERVRKRTPHLADMKPGGSYVMNSLDKAGGIPLVLRKLDGQGLLNGSCLTVSGKTIHEDLAGAPPEPSQKIVRPVENPMHAEGTAVILRGSLAPDGAVIKTAGVEMTRFEGNARTFDREEDAFGAVSRGEISEGDVLVIRYEGPRGGPGMREMLSTTAALVGQGLGKKVAMVTDGRFSGGTRGFMVGHVAPEAFVGGPIALVKDGDRITVDTEKNSIDLLVSAEELDKRRELWTRPEPNYTTGALAKYASLVGSAAQGARTMPAQV; encoded by the coding sequence ATGTACAAGGCCATGGGCCTTGACGACGCGGACCTCGGGAAGCAGTTTGTGGGGGTCTGCCACACGGGCAACGAGTCTACCCCTTGCAACATACACCTGCCGGGCCTTGCCCTCCAGGCCAAGGAGGGCGTCTCGGCGGGGGGCGCAACCCCGCGCGAGTTCTCTACGATAGCGGTAAGCGACGGGATAGCCATGGGTCATGAGGGTATGAAGTCGTCGCTTGTATCACGGGAGGTGATAGCGGACTCTATCGAGCTCATGGTAAGGGCACACCAGTACGACGCGCTAGTCGGCATAGCGGGCTGCGACAAGTCCCTTCCAGGGACCATGATGGCCATGGCCCGGCTCAACGTCCCGTCGGTCTTTGTCTACGGCGGCTCCATAATGCCCGGAATGCTCGACGGCAGGGAGCTCACGGTGGTGGATGTATACGAGGCGGTAGGCTCGTATGATGCAGGGAAGATCTCGATAGACGACCTCAAGAACATAGAGAATACGGCGTGCCCCAGCGCGGGCTCGTGCGGCGGAATGTTCACGGCCAATACGATGGCCTCCATATCGGAGGCGATAGGGCTGGCGCTGCCGGGCAGCGCGTCGCCGCCCGCAGAAGACGACAGGAGGGCTGCAGTGGCGCGTGATTCAGGGGCGGCGTGCGCCAGGCTGCTGGAGCTTGGCATCAGGCCAAGTGACATACTGACCTTTGAGGCATTCGAGAATGCCATCACCGTGCTCAACGCGCTGGGCGGCTCCACCAACGGCGTGCTGCACCTGCTCGCGCTCGCGGGCGAGGCGGGCATCGGGCTTACCTATGATGACTTTGAGCGGGTAAGAAAGAGGACTCCGCACCTTGCCGACATGAAGCCCGGCGGAAGCTATGTGATGAACTCGCTAGACAAGGCGGGCGGCATCCCGCTGGTGCTACGAAAGCTCGACGGGCAGGGCCTGCTTAATGGCTCATGCCTTACCGTCTCGGGCAAGACGATCCACGAGGACCTTGCGGGAGCCCCGCCGGAGCCCAGCCAGAAAATAGTGAGGCCGGTAGAGAACCCCATGCACGCGGAGGGCACGGCAGTCATACTCCGGGGCAGCCTGGCACCGGATGGCGCGGTGATCAAGACGGCGGGTGTGGAGATGACCCGGTTCGAGGGGAATGCGCGCACGTTTGACCGGGAAGAGGATGCATTTGGCGCAGTCTCGCGCGGGGAGATATCGGAGGGCGATGTTCTGGTCATAAGGTACGAGGGCCCGCGGGGCGGCCCCGGCATGAGGGAGATGCTATCTACGACTGCCGCACTCGTCGGCCAGGGGCTCGGCAAGAAGGTTGCAATGGTCACCGACGGCAGGTTCTCCGGCGGGACGCGGGGGTTCATGGTCGGCCACGTGGCGCCCGAGGCGTTTGTTGGCGGCCCCATAGCGCTGGTAAAGGACGGGGACAGGATAACAGTTGACACGGAAAAAAACAGCATAGACCTGCTGGTATCTGCTGAAGAGCTGGACAAGAGAAGGGAGCTCTGGACGAGGCCCGAGCCCAACTATACAACGGGGGCGCTTGCAAAGTATGCCTCGCTGGTGGGATCTGCGGCACAGGGCGCCAGGACAATGCCGGCACAGGTCTGA
- a CDS encoding asymmetrical bis(5'-nucleosyl)-tetraphosphatase (COG0537): MKNCIFCEIIRGGRRGAFVYRDGGAIAILDKYPIDLGHCLVIPREHHETIGEMDPRAVGDLFSRVPKIARAVVAGTGADAFSIAQNNGRAARQIVPHVHIHIIPRFNGRTTEWTSRTIPEDDELEQLAGEIRGHLPGPDQT; the protein is encoded by the coding sequence GTGAAGAACTGCATTTTCTGCGAGATCATACGCGGCGGCAGGCGCGGGGCATTCGTGTACAGGGACGGGGGCGCCATTGCCATACTGGACAAGTACCCGATAGACCTAGGCCACTGCCTCGTCATCCCCAGGGAGCACCACGAGACCATAGGCGAGATGGACCCGCGGGCGGTAGGGGATCTCTTCTCCAGGGTGCCAAAGATAGCCCGCGCGGTCGTGGCCGGGACGGGCGCGGACGCGTTTAGCATAGCCCAGAACAACGGCAGGGCCGCGAGGCAGATAGTCCCGCATGTGCACATCCACATAATACCGAGGTTCAACGGCAGGACTACCGAGTGGACCAGCAGGACCATACCGGAAGACGACGAGCTGGAGCAGCTGGCAGGGGAGATACGCGGGCACCTGCCGGGGCCCGACCAAACTTAA
- a CDS encoding peptide chain release factor 1 (COG1503), with the protein MYKIRKMLDELSGISGRGTELISVYIPKGKQLHEIISVLKEEQGTADNIKSDLTRTHVVDSLAKVVQRLRLYKKTPERGLVIFCGALPPEGGGPTGSETVRAFEIDPPKELRTFLYRCDDHFHVDILKGMLKDDNLIGFLAIDAKDAGWGLLRGDKVEVLAQTGSGVAGKHRQGGQSAKRFQKLREMELTYYYNRVAGTTREYFIDIYPIKGLIVSGPGPTKEEFLNGSYLEYRLQEMVIATLDTSYSGSEGIRESFAKSASVLSDFRMVEEGALVEKLFREVNSHSGLGAYGFAEVSDLLDRNVVETLLITDDANLHRVEAKCRRCGNVQDQTVEGPRVIPVRTGMLGAPCPSCNSTDLEASQRDVVDYFGLVAAKNGAKIEVISGKAEHGMMLSSLGKVAAILRYNPGY; encoded by the coding sequence ATGTACAAGATAAGAAAGATGCTCGACGAGCTCTCCGGGATATCGGGCCGCGGCACCGAGCTTATCAGCGTGTACATACCCAAGGGCAAGCAGCTCCACGAGATCATCAGCGTGCTCAAGGAGGAGCAGGGGACCGCCGACAACATAAAGTCCGACCTTACCAGGACGCACGTGGTGGACTCGCTGGCCAAGGTGGTCCAGAGGCTCCGGCTGTACAAAAAGACCCCCGAGAGGGGGCTGGTGATCTTTTGCGGCGCGCTGCCCCCCGAGGGCGGCGGGCCCACCGGCAGCGAGACGGTGCGGGCCTTTGAGATAGACCCGCCAAAGGAGCTCAGGACTTTCCTGTACAGGTGCGACGACCACTTCCACGTGGACATACTCAAGGGGATGCTAAAAGACGACAACCTCATAGGCTTTCTTGCAATAGACGCAAAGGACGCAGGCTGGGGGCTGCTCCGCGGCGACAAGGTGGAGGTGCTCGCCCAGACCGGCTCCGGGGTGGCAGGCAAGCACAGGCAGGGGGGCCAGTCCGCAAAGAGGTTCCAAAAGCTCCGGGAGATGGAGCTGACCTACTATTACAACAGGGTGGCCGGCACCACCAGGGAGTACTTTATCGACATATACCCAATCAAGGGGCTCATAGTGTCCGGCCCGGGCCCCACAAAGGAGGAGTTTCTCAACGGGAGCTATCTCGAATACAGGCTGCAGGAGATGGTGATTGCGACGCTTGATACATCGTATTCGGGCTCGGAGGGGATCAGGGAATCATTTGCAAAGTCTGCGTCTGTGCTCTCCGACTTTAGGATGGTCGAGGAGGGCGCGCTAGTAGAGAAGCTCTTCCGCGAGGTCAACTCGCACTCGGGCCTCGGGGCGTACGGTTTCGCAGAGGTCTCGGACCTGCTGGACAGAAATGTAGTCGAGACGCTGCTGATAACCGACGACGCGAACCTGCACCGCGTGGAGGCCAAGTGCAGGAGGTGCGGCAATGTACAGGATCAGACCGTGGAGGGGCCGCGCGTGATACCCGTAAGGACGGGCATGCTTGGCGCCCCCTGCCCGTCGTGCAATTCCACGGATCTTGAGGCATCCCAGAGGGATGTAGTTGACTATTTCGGCCTGGTGGCTGCAAAAAACGGGGCAAAGATCGAGGTCATATCGGGCAAGGCCGAGCACGGCATGATGCTCTCAAGCCTGGGCAAGGTGGCGGCCATACTGCGGTACAACCCCGGCTACTGA
- a CDS encoding Fe-S oxidoreductase (COG0535) gives MEIMGRGARQILRESPLYFHLGVKFAGYRLFGRKSPLYGSADIINSCNLHCVHCYWWLNRKENEELGVEEWKKIIDEKFKKNHVFVVTVVGGEPLMRPEIVELFAKEFPKRACVVTNGTWPIPRLRDIYFYWISIDGSEEVHNGIRGEGAWAKTRENVLEYVRGSDKAWKDIWITMTINSRNYKTVRTVIEDWREYSNKIGFQFHTPFIKDDPLWLPFGKERDAVIDEILDMRSGEYSDYIVNPVHQLNTMRRSWGGKGTTPVDCPTWAMLSVDHLGREKHPCCIGSADEKMLKPRCEECGLGCYSVLTGYGMKG, from the coding sequence ATGGAGATAATGGGCAGGGGCGCCAGGCAGATACTCCGGGAGTCGCCACTGTACTTTCACCTTGGCGTCAAGTTTGCAGGGTACAGGCTCTTTGGCAGGAAGAGCCCGCTGTACGGGTCGGCAGACATAATCAACTCATGCAACTTGCACTGCGTGCACTGCTACTGGTGGCTCAACAGGAAGGAGAACGAGGAGCTCGGGGTCGAGGAATGGAAGAAGATCATAGATGAAAAATTCAAAAAGAACCACGTCTTTGTGGTCACGGTGGTGGGCGGCGAGCCGCTCATGAGGCCCGAGATAGTCGAGCTCTTTGCAAAGGAGTTCCCCAAGAGGGCATGCGTTGTGACCAACGGGACGTGGCCGATACCGCGCCTCCGGGACATCTACTTTTACTGGATCTCCATAGACGGCTCAGAAGAGGTCCACAACGGTATAAGGGGCGAGGGCGCGTGGGCCAAGACCCGCGAGAACGTGCTAGAGTATGTCCGCGGCAGCGACAAGGCGTGGAAGGACATCTGGATAACCATGACGATAAACTCTAGAAACTACAAGACCGTCAGGACCGTGATAGAGGACTGGCGGGAGTACTCCAACAAGATAGGCTTTCAGTTTCACACGCCGTTCATCAAGGACGATCCCCTGTGGCTCCCATTTGGGAAGGAGAGGGATGCCGTGATAGACGAGATACTCGACATGAGGTCCGGCGAGTACTCTGACTACATAGTCAACCCAGTGCACCAGCTGAACACAATGAGGCGGAGCTGGGGCGGCAAGGGCACCACGCCCGTCGACTGCCCCACGTGGGCCATGCTGTCCGTGGACCACCTGGGGCGCGAAAAGCACCCGTGCTGCATAGGCAGCGCCGACGAAAAGATGCTAAAGCCACGCTGTGAAGAGTGCGGGCTCGGGTGCTATTCGGTGCTGACAGGGTACGGCATGAAGGGCTAG
- a CDS encoding protein-tyrosine phosphatase (COG2453) produces MSKPGNAWRKIHGRVTGQPTNFSWVIEGSLAGSGMPTTAGEFGWLLSQGVKSVVTMTQEALPGEWTNRVEYCHVPTPDMGSPGMEGIESAVSFIRGQIAAGNAAVVHCAAGMGRTGTILACYLVKHEGHSADEAITRIKKDRPGSIQSDVQMEAVAMYEKYLARGD; encoded by the coding sequence ATGAGCAAGCCCGGCAACGCATGGCGCAAGATACACGGCAGGGTGACCGGGCAGCCGACAAACTTTTCCTGGGTCATAGAGGGGAGCCTGGCGGGCTCCGGCATGCCCACCACCGCGGGCGAGTTCGGCTGGCTGCTCAGCCAGGGGGTAAAATCGGTAGTCACCATGACACAAGAGGCGCTGCCCGGCGAATGGACTAACAGGGTAGAGTACTGCCATGTGCCCACGCCGGACATGGGATCCCCGGGAATGGAAGGCATAGAGTCCGCTGTCAGCTTTATACGCGGCCAGATCGCCGCCGGCAACGCCGCAGTGGTCCACTGTGCAGCAGGCATGGGCAGGACGGGGACCATACTTGCATGCTATCTTGTAAAACACGAGGGGCATTCTGCAGACGAGGCCATAACCAGGATAAAAAAGGACAGGCCGGGATCCATCCAGTCGGATGTACAAATGGAGGCAGTCGCCATGTATGAAAAGTATCTCGCGCGCGGGGACTAG